The Henckelia pumila isolate YLH828 chromosome 2, ASM3356847v2, whole genome shotgun sequence genome includes a window with the following:
- the LOC140877253 gene encoding protein translocase subunit SECA2, chloroplastic isoform X4: MATTTTTTTTISFLRTPQLRRQSTTLACPKSTCFPPSVFPPLVVRIRGRGSTPFTVSASLQEKIGGIKKTWSDFSSLNYWVVKDYYRLVNSVNAFEPHIEKLSDEQLSAKTVEFRCRFREGETLASIQAEAFAVVREAAKRKLGMRHFDVQIIGGAVLHDGCIAEMKTGEGKTLVSTLGAYLNALTGEGVHVVTVNDYLAQRDAEWMGRVHRFLGLSVGLIQRGMTPDERRSNYKCDITYTNNSELGFDYLRDNLAASSEQLVMRWPKPFHFAIVDEVDSVLIDEGRNPLLISGEASKDAARYPVAARVAELLIQGLHYNVELKDKSVELTEGGIVLAEMALETNDLWDENDPWARFVMNALKAKEFYKRDVEYIVRNGKALIINELTGRVEEKRRWSEGIHQAVEAKEGLKIQADSVVVAQITYQSLFKLYPKLSGMTGTAKTEEKEFLKMFQMPVIEVPTNKPNIRKDLPIQAFATARGKWAFVQKEIEDLFWGGRPILVGTTSVENSEYLSALLSERGIPHNVLNARPKYAAREAEIIAQAGRKHAITLSTNMAGRGTDIILGGNPKMLAKEVLEDSLLSLLTQKIPDLEIDRGPTSKKALSKVKVGPSSLGLLAKTSLMAKYVCKSEGKIWTNDEARTLISQSIEMSQSIELAELQKLMNEQSEMYPLGPSIALSYLSVLKDCETHSYNEGLEVKRLGGLHVIGTSLHESRRIDNQLRGRAGRQGDPGSTRFMVSLQDEMFQKFNFDTEWAVKLISRITNDEDIPIEGHSIVKQLLSLQINAEKYFFGIRKSLVEFDEVLEVQRKHVYDLRQLILTGDSESCSEHIFQYMQAVADEIILKNVNPKKAPKQLEFGKAIERIQ, encoded by the exons ATggccaccaccaccaccaccaccaccaccatttCCTTCCTCCGAACACCGCAGCTCCGCCGTCAAAGTACAACTCTCGCATGCCCCAAATCGACTTGCTTCCCTCCATCCGTCTTTCCTCCTCTTGTAGTCCGAATACGCGGCCGCGGTTCCACTCCCTTTACCGTTTCCGCCTCCCTCCAG GAAAAAATTGGTGGGATCAAGAAGACATGGAGTGACTTTAGTAGCTTGAATTACTGGGTGGTTAAAGATTATTACAGACTTGTGAATTCCGTTAATGCCTTTGAACCCCACATCGAGAAGCTCTCTGATGAACAG CTGAGCGCAAAGACCGTGGAGTTTCGTTGCAGGTTCAGAGAGGGAGAGACTCTAGCTAGTATTCAAGCTG AGGCTTTTGCGGTGGTCCGGGAAGCAGCTAAAAGGAAGCTTGGAATGCGTCATTTTGATGTTCAG ATTATCGGAGGAGCTGTGCTTCACGATGGGTGCATTGCAGAAATGAAAACCGGAGAAGGGAAAACTTTAGTGTCCACTTTAGGAGCTTATCTCAATGCTCTTACTGGAGAGGGTGTTCACG TGGTTACAGTTAATGATTACCTTGCTCAACGGGATGCTGAGTGGATGGGCCGCGTGCATCGATTTCTAGGCCTCTCAGTGGGACTTATCCAA AGGGGTATGACGCCTGACGAGAGAAGGTCCAACTATAAATGTGATATTACATACACTAATAATTCT GAACTTGGTTTTGACTACTTACGAGATAATCTTGCTGCAAGCAGTGAACAGCTGGTGATGAGATG GCCAAAGCCCTTCCATTTTGCAATAGTTGATGAAGTGGACTCTGTCCTCATTGATGAGGGACGCAATCCTTTATTGATAAGTGGTGAG GCAAGTAAAGATGCCGCTCGATATCCAGTTGCCGCCAGAGTAGCTGAACTGCTGATACAAGGACTT CATTACAATGTGGAGCTCAAGGATAAGTCTGTGGAACTTACAGAGGGAGGAATAGTACTAGCAGAGATGGCTCTGGAAACAAATGACCTTTGGGATGAAAATGATCCTTGGGCTAG GTTTGTCATGAATGCATTAAAAGCCAAAGAATTCTACAAGCGAGATGTGGAATATATTGTCCGAAATGGGAAGGCTCTTATAATTAATGAG TTGACTGGTAGAGTAGAAGAAAAAAGGAGGTGGTCTGAGGGCATCCATCAGGCTGTGGAGGCTAAAGAAGGGCTGAAGATTCAG GCTGATTCTGTTGTTGTTGCCCAAATCACTTATCAATCACTATTCAAACTTTATCCTAAGCTATCAGGGATGACTGGGACGGCTAAAACCGAG GAgaaggaatttttgaaaatgtttCAAATGCCAGTTATCGAAGTACCCACAAATAAGCCAAATATTCGTAAAGATTTACCCATCCAAGCATTTGCA aCTGCACGAGGGAAATGGGCATTTGTTCAAAAAGAGATCGAGGATTTGTTTTGGGGTGGTCGCCCCATATTGGTTGGGACTACTAG TGTTGAAAATTCCGAATATCTGTCAGCGTTGCTGAGCGAAAGGGGAATTCCTCACAATGTACTCAATGCACGCCCGAAG TATGCTGCTAGAGAAGCTGAAATTATTGCTCAGGCTGGCAGAAAACATGCAATTACCCTATCAACAAATATGGCTGGTAGGGGCACTGATATAATTCTCGGAGGAAATCCAAAG ATGCTTGCTAAAGAAGTCTTGGAGGACTCCTTGCTTTCATTACTCACGCAAAAGATTCCTGATTTAGAAATTGATAGAGGTCCAACTTCAAAGAAG GCCTTGTCTAAGGTAAAGGTTGGACCATCATCTCTAGGTTTGCTTGCTAAGACCTCTCTTATGG CTAAATATGTTTGCAAAAGCGAGGGTAAGATATGGACGAATGATGAGGCAAGAACTTTGATTTCTCAGTCTATTGAAATGAGCCAATCTATAGAATTGGCAGAGTTACAAAAGCTTATGAATGAGCAGTCAGAGATGTACCCCCTTGGCCCATCGATTGCTCTTTCTTATCTATCAGTTCTAAAGGACTGTGAAACTCACTCATATAATGAAGGGTTAGAGGTGAAAAGGCTTGGTGGTCTTCATGTGATTGGAACTTCTCTACATGAGTCTCGGAGGATCGATAACCAG CTACGGGGCAGAGCAGGGAGGCAAGGGGATCCTGGATCAACACGATTTATGGTTAG CTTGCAAGATGAGATGTTTCAGAAATTTAATTTTGACACTGAGTGGGCAGTCAAACTTATATCTAGAATCACTAATGATGAGGATATTCCAATAGAGGGGCATTCAATTGTGAAACAG CTTTTATCCCTGCAAATTAATGCTGAAAAGTATTTCTTTGGCATAAGAAAGAGTCTTGTGGAGTTCGATGAAGTTTTAGAG GTCCAAAGGAAACATGTTTATGATCTTCGCCAATTGATATTAACTGGGGATTCTGAAAGTTGTTCGGAGCACATTTTTCA GTATATGCAAGCAGTGGCAGAtgaaattattttgaagaatGTGAATCCAAAAAA AGCACCCAAGCAGCTGGAGTTTGGGAAAGCTATTGAAAGAATTCAGTGA